In Flavobacterium okayamense, a single window of DNA contains:
- a CDS encoding copper homeostasis protein CutC: MKKIEIACFNLESVLIAQKAGADRVELCVDISVGGTTPSIEMIQQARENLTIDLYVMIRTRGGDFAYSDAEFKQMKSEIETIKKFGVNGFVFGILNEDKAINLEQNKALVELAKPFSCTFHRAFDEVLDYEKALEDIISCGFSTILTSGSYPNVMEGKEVLKQLVIQANNRIEIMPGGGLRSANISVLDEIVNANWYHSSAITDETETANEEEIISLKNKLHAK; this comes from the coding sequence ATGAAAAAAATCGAAATCGCTTGTTTTAATCTGGAGTCTGTACTAATAGCTCAAAAAGCAGGAGCTGATAGAGTAGAATTATGCGTAGATATTTCAGTTGGCGGAACAACTCCATCAATTGAAATGATTCAACAAGCTCGTGAAAATTTGACCATCGATTTGTATGTGATGATTCGAACAAGAGGAGGAGATTTTGCTTACTCGGATGCTGAATTTAAACAAATGAAATCAGAAATCGAAACCATTAAAAAATTTGGAGTTAACGGATTTGTATTCGGAATTTTGAATGAGGATAAAGCAATTAATCTTGAACAGAATAAAGCTTTAGTGGAATTAGCAAAACCTTTTTCTTGCACGTTTCATCGTGCTTTTGATGAAGTTTTAGATTATGAGAAAGCATTAGAAGATATCATTTCTTGTGGATTTTCAACGATTTTGACTTCTGGAAGTTACCCAAATGTAATGGAAGGAAAAGAAGTTTTGAAACAATTAGTAATTCAAGCCAATAATCGCATCGAAATCATGCCTGGTGGCGGATTGCGTTCGGCTAATATTTCAGTATTAGACGAAATAGTCAATGCGAATTGGTATCATTCTTCAGCAATTACTGATGAAACAGAAACTGCAAATGAAGAGGAAATTATTAGCTTAAAAAACAAACTTCATGCTAAGTAG